Proteins encoded in a region of the Phoenix dactylifera cultivar Barhee BC4 chromosome 3, palm_55x_up_171113_PBpolish2nd_filt_p, whole genome shotgun sequence genome:
- the LOC103706237 gene encoding 10 kDa chaperonin, mitochondrial-like, producing MAKRLIPSLNRVLIEKIVPPSKTNSGILLPEKTTKLNSGKVVAVGPGARDRNGNFIPVSVKEGDVVLLPEYGGTEVKLADKEYHLFRDDDILGILHE from the exons ATGGCCAAGCGTCTGATTCCTTCCCTCAATCGCGTTCTCATTGAGAAGATCGTCCCCCCTTCCAAGACCAATTCCGGAATCTTGCTCCCTGAGAAGACCACCAAG TTGAACTCTGGAAAAGTTGTAGCAGTAGGCCCTGGTGCGCGTGACAGGAATGGGAACTTTATCCCTGTTTCTGTGAAGGAAGGAGATGTAGTTCTTTTACCTGAGTATGGAGGAACTGAAGTAAAACTCGCTGACAAGGA GTATCATCTGTTCAGGGATGACGACATACTCGGAATCCTCCACGAGTGA